From the genome of Ammoniphilus sp. CFH 90114, one region includes:
- a CDS encoding acetate/propionate family kinase, translating to MKVPVGISNRHIHLTREHVDILFGKGYQLKKMKDLKQPGQYACEETVTIEGPKGKIHHVRILGPERKRSQLEISKTDSFVLGVKPPVRDSGDLDHTPGIIIEGTKGRVELTEGVILPVRHIHMDEEDAVRIGVRDKDIVSVKTKGERSVILENVLCRVDPNYVLEFHVDTDEGNAANLKNGDLVEVIELDAYRELRVMSPKTILLFNCGSSSIKYKLYEMPSKSILESGVIEKVTEEAYGGHIEEIAQQMSPYHIDAVAHRVVHGGEEFDQSVVITEETKDIIRRLSPLAPLHNPVNLLGIEWAEKLFPGLPQVAVFDTAFHQTMPPSSYIYPIPYELYLNHKIRKYGFHGSSHRYVMERAEEMMEIPKEKLRLISCHIGNGVSITAIRNGKSYDTSMGMTPLAGVSMGTRSGNIDPGIVPYIAEIQQTDVHGAIEVLNKRSGLLGISGRSNDIRDVLQGAADGDERCRLAIDIFSTKLHTHIGLYLARLNGVDGIIFTAGIGENSPEIREMVCTGLEYAGVYLDHEANYQKRGERFISSRYSPVKVLVIPTNEELIMARDAYQLIL from the coding sequence TTGAAAGTACCCGTTGGAATTTCAAATCGTCATATTCACTTAACCAGAGAGCATGTGGATATTCTATTCGGTAAAGGTTATCAATTAAAGAAGATGAAAGACCTTAAACAACCGGGACAGTACGCTTGTGAGGAAACCGTAACGATCGAGGGGCCAAAGGGAAAGATTCATCATGTTCGGATCTTAGGGCCAGAGCGGAAGCGATCTCAGCTAGAGATATCGAAAACAGACAGCTTTGTTCTTGGTGTCAAGCCTCCCGTACGTGATTCCGGTGATTTAGACCATACGCCAGGCATTATAATTGAAGGAACAAAGGGACGAGTAGAGTTAACGGAAGGGGTTATTCTGCCTGTTCGTCATATACATATGGATGAAGAAGATGCAGTCCGTATTGGCGTCAGGGATAAAGATATTGTTAGCGTAAAAACAAAGGGTGAACGATCTGTCATTCTTGAGAATGTACTATGCAGAGTAGATCCCAATTACGTTTTGGAATTTCATGTGGATACGGACGAAGGAAATGCTGCTAATTTAAAAAATGGAGACCTAGTTGAAGTTATCGAGTTGGATGCTTATCGTGAATTGCGTGTGATGAGCCCGAAGACCATTCTATTGTTTAATTGCGGGAGTTCATCCATAAAGTATAAGCTATATGAAATGCCAAGTAAGTCTATTCTCGAATCAGGAGTTATAGAAAAAGTTACCGAAGAAGCCTATGGAGGTCACATTGAAGAAATAGCTCAGCAAATGAGTCCTTATCATATTGATGCGGTGGCCCATCGAGTCGTTCACGGAGGGGAAGAATTTGATCAGTCGGTTGTTATAACAGAGGAGACAAAAGATATCATTCGCAGGTTATCACCTTTGGCTCCCTTGCATAACCCCGTAAACTTGTTGGGAATAGAATGGGCAGAAAAACTTTTCCCGGGATTGCCCCAGGTGGCTGTTTTTGATACAGCGTTCCATCAGACAATGCCCCCGTCTTCGTATATTTACCCTATACCCTATGAGTTGTATTTAAACCATAAGATCCGTAAGTACGGTTTTCATGGATCTAGTCACCGTTACGTTATGGAGCGCGCGGAAGAAATGATGGAAATTCCAAAGGAAAAGCTCCGTTTGATTAGCTGCCATATTGGTAATGGTGTATCCATTACTGCTATACGAAATGGGAAGTCATATGATACTTCCATGGGAATGACACCGCTGGCGGGAGTCAGCATGGGAACTCGCAGTGGAAACATCGACCCTGGAATTGTGCCGTATATAGCAGAAATTCAACAGACAGATGTCCATGGGGCTATTGAGGTATTGAATAAACGAAGTGGTCTTCTAGGGATATCTGGAAGGTCTAATGATATCCGCGATGTTCTACAAGGAGCGGCCGATGGAGATGAGAGGTGCCGACTAGCCATCGATATATTCTCAACGAAGCTTCATACCCACATTGGTCTTTACTTAGCTAGGCTGAATGGAGTAGATGGAATCATATTTACAGCTGGTATTGGAGAAAATAGTCCAGAAATCAGGGAGATGGTTTGTACAGGACTCGAATATGCCGGTGTCTATCTTGATCATGAAGCGAATTATCAGAAGCGAGGTGAGCGTTTTATCAGCAGTCGATACTCCCCAGTGAAAGTCTTGGTTATTCCTACTAATGAGGAATTAATCATGGCTCGAGATGCGTATCAGCTAATCTTATAG
- a CDS encoding YugN family protein, with product MISVPSEIEGKVATYGEIEDAFNREGFVLGGNWEYDKGYFDAALERDGGETIYLRVPVEVMEGELDDGGARLRFHQPFLVRHVVHTRNFSDSIPLVDQLPGQLNTLVNQFQTPAEVDGDIHDVDRRVEEARAAIAKILPYVQ from the coding sequence ATGATTTCTGTACCGTCTGAGATAGAAGGTAAAGTTGCCACCTACGGTGAAATTGAAGATGCGTTTAATAGAGAAGGCTTTGTATTGGGCGGAAATTGGGAATATGATAAGGGCTACTTCGATGCAGCCTTAGAAAGGGATGGCGGCGAAACAATTTATCTGCGCGTTCCCGTAGAGGTGATGGAAGGTGAACTTGATGACGGAGGTGCTCGACTGAGGTTTCACCAGCCTTTTCTTGTAAGACATGTTGTTCATACTCGAAATTTTAGCGATTCCATCCCTTTAGTTGACCAATTACCAGGACAGCTTAATACGTTGGTCAATCAGTTCCAAACGCCAGCCGAGGTGGATGGAGATATTCATGATGTAGACAGGAGAGTGGAAGAGGCGAGAGCTGCAATAGCAAAAATTCTGCCTTATGTACAATAA
- a CDS encoding MotA/TolQ/ExbB proton channel family protein, with protein sequence MQKKDIATISGLAAGVVILVASILVAGGLAGATGFIDIPSVLIVFGGTICSMLISFQLDGMKKMFPIMKKVFTSRQYNLSKLVDDFVRLASTARREGLLALEDQLEEMQDDFIKKGITLAVDGTEQDALRGILDAEIMALEDRHGRGRAMFDKAGELAPAWGMIGTLIGLVLMLRNLSDPASLGPSMAVAMITTFYGSVLANFIFIPIANKLAQNTEEEVFVKQVMIEGIIGITSGINPKVLEEKLTSYLPPEARKKPEEVKGAEEE encoded by the coding sequence ATGCAAAAGAAAGATATAGCCACCATATCCGGTCTTGCGGCTGGAGTCGTGATACTCGTAGCCTCCATTTTAGTAGCCGGTGGTTTAGCTGGTGCAACAGGATTCATTGATATTCCTTCTGTACTCATTGTTTTCGGGGGAACGATTTGTTCTATGCTTATATCCTTTCAACTTGACGGAATGAAAAAGATGTTTCCGATCATGAAAAAGGTATTCACTTCAAGACAATATAATTTAAGCAAGCTTGTTGATGATTTTGTTCGCTTGGCATCTACAGCTAGGAGAGAGGGCTTGCTGGCTCTAGAGGATCAATTGGAAGAGATGCAAGATGATTTCATCAAAAAAGGGATTACACTTGCTGTTGACGGTACAGAGCAAGATGCATTACGAGGGATCTTAGATGCTGAGATCATGGCTTTAGAGGATCGACATGGTAGAGGTAGAGCAATGTTTGATAAGGCTGGTGAATTGGCGCCGGCATGGGGGATGATCGGTACACTGATTGGATTGGTCTTAATGCTGCGGAACTTAAGTGATCCAGCTAGTCTAGGCCCTAGCATGGCGGTAGCCATGATAACGACCTTCTATGGTTCTGTATTAGCGAACTTTATCTTTATTCCGATAGCGAATAAGCTTGCACAAAATACGGAAGAAGAGGTCTTTGTCAAACAAGTTATGATAGAGGGAATCATTGGGATTACTTCTGGAATTAATCCTAAGGTATTGGAGGAAAAGTTGACCTCCTATCTGCCTCCAGAAGCCAGAAAGAAACCAGAGGAAGTAAAAGGAGCGGAAGAGGAATGA